The Melospiza georgiana isolate bMelGeo1 chromosome 9, bMelGeo1.pri, whole genome shotgun sequence genome has a segment encoding these proteins:
- the TYW3 gene encoding tRNA wybutosine-synthesizing protein 3 homolog isoform X1 has product MAAFARRKAQRLARPDPSRKRALDARAAELARLLNARESFCTTSSCDGRVMVTDTDGTGIQKKNCTWLLVTHDPCVKGDVMTALKKATGDAVFKFEPFVLHVLCRELQDAQLLHSVAIDSGFRNSGITVGRGGKITMAVRSTHCLEVPLSHKGRLMVSEEYIEFLVHVANQKMEENIRRIDRFHKGLELALEAAVPADTLFPEGPDKSHSVYVHRRKRRTAREQAGPSRELEPQDDTESSLGLLAEIMI; this is encoded by the exons ATGGCGGCATTCGCGCGGCGCAAGGCGCAGCGGCTCGCGCGGCCGGACCCCAGCCGGAAGCGCGCGCTGGACGCGCGAGCCGCGGAGCTCGCGCGGCTGCTGAACGCGCGCGAGAGCTTCTGCACCACGAGCTCGTGCGACGGGAGGGTGATGGTGACG GACACAGACGGCACGGGCATCCAGAAGAAGAACTGCACGTGGCTCCTGGTAACACATGACCCGTGTGTCAAAGGCGATGTG ATGACAGCACTGAAGAAAGCCACTGGGGATGCTGTGTTCAAGTTTGAACCATTTGTTCTTCACGTGCTGTGTCGAGAGCTGCAGGATGCGCAGCTGCTG cattcaGTGGCTATTGACTCTGGGTTCAGGAACTCTGGTATTACAGTtggcagaggaggaaaaatcaCAATG GCTGTGCGGAGCACTCACTGCTTAGAAGTTCCATTGAGCCACAAAGGGAGATTGATGGTCTCTGAAGAATATATTGAATTTCTGGTACATGTAGCCAAtcagaaaatggaagaaaacatAAGGAGGATTGACAG ATTCCACAAAGGCCTGGAGCTGGCTCTGGAAGCTGCTGTCCCCGCAGACACCTTGTTTCCCGAGGGGCCAGACAAGAGCCACTCTGTGTACGTGCATAGAAGAAAGAGACGGACTGCTCGGGAACAGGCTGGTCCCAGCAGAGAGCTGGAACCCCAGGATGATACTGAAAGCAGTCTTGGTCTGTTGGCTGAAATCATGATATAG
- the TYW3 gene encoding tRNA wybutosine-synthesizing protein 3 homolog isoform X2, translating to MVSVHHQDTDGTGIQKKNCTWLLVTHDPCVKGDVMTALKKATGDAVFKFEPFVLHVLCRELQDAQLLHSVAIDSGFRNSGITVGRGGKITMAVRSTHCLEVPLSHKGRLMVSEEYIEFLVHVANQKMEENIRRIDRFHKGLELALEAAVPADTLFPEGPDKSHSVYVHRRKRRTAREQAGPSRELEPQDDTESSLGLLAEIMI from the exons ATGGTTTCTGTCCATCACCAGGACACAGACGGCACGGGCATCCAGAAGAAGAACTGCACGTGGCTCCTGGTAACACATGACCCGTGTGTCAAAGGCGATGTG ATGACAGCACTGAAGAAAGCCACTGGGGATGCTGTGTTCAAGTTTGAACCATTTGTTCTTCACGTGCTGTGTCGAGAGCTGCAGGATGCGCAGCTGCTG cattcaGTGGCTATTGACTCTGGGTTCAGGAACTCTGGTATTACAGTtggcagaggaggaaaaatcaCAATG GCTGTGCGGAGCACTCACTGCTTAGAAGTTCCATTGAGCCACAAAGGGAGATTGATGGTCTCTGAAGAATATATTGAATTTCTGGTACATGTAGCCAAtcagaaaatggaagaaaacatAAGGAGGATTGACAG ATTCCACAAAGGCCTGGAGCTGGCTCTGGAAGCTGCTGTCCCCGCAGACACCTTGTTTCCCGAGGGGCCAGACAAGAGCCACTCTGTGTACGTGCATAGAAGAAAGAGACGGACTGCTCGGGAACAGGCTGGTCCCAGCAGAGAGCTGGAACCCCAGGATGATACTGAAAGCAGTCTTGGTCTGTTGGCTGAAATCATGATATAG